Genomic segment of Paenibacillus sp. FSL R5-0912:
CACGGTTTTCCCATCTCGGAAAAAGCACCCTCTCCGTTAATATTACTTCGTTTGGGTTCAAGTATGGTATTCCGATTGATGCTGACCTGGTGTTCGATGTCCGCTTCCTGCCTAATCCGCATTATGTGGATCAGCTGCGGCCCAAGACAGGCCAAGACAACGATGTGTATGACTATGTGATGAAATGGCCTGAAACGCAGACGTTCCTGACCAAGCTGCTTGACATGCTTCAATTTCTTATTCCGCAATACCGCAAGGAAGGCAAATCCCAGATTATTATTGGCATCGGCTGTACAGGCGGCAAACACCGTTCTGTAGCCATTGCGGAATATCTGGGCAAAATGCTGGGGGTAAGCGAGACGGAATCGGTAGCAATCAGCCATCGGGATTCCGAACGTGATCGGCATTGACGAGAGAAGGGATGAGTAGTGACTGAAGAACAAGGGCAGCGTCCGAAGATCGTCGTCATGGGCGGCGGTACCGGGCTGTCTGTTATGCTTCGGGGGTTGAAGGAGAAGCCGCTGGATATTACGGCTATCGTAACCGTGGCAGATGACGGGGGGAGCTCCGGGATTCTGCGCAGCGAGCTACAAATGCCGCCTCCGGGAGATATCCGTAACGTACTGACGGCTATGGCCGATGTAGAGCCTCTGATGGCGCAGATCATGCGCTACCGTTTCAGTACCGGAGAGGGTCTCGCCGGGCACAGCCTGGGCAATCTAATTCTGGCAGCGCTGACAGACATCTCCGGTGATTTCGTTACTGCGGTCAGAGAGCTAAGCCGCCTTTTCGCCGTCCGTGGCCGGGTGCTGCCCGCTGCTGGCGAAGCGGTGGTACTGCACGCCGAGATGTCGGATGGAACCCTGATTACCGGCGAATCCAAAATACCGGAGGCCGGCGGTATAATCAAACGTGTGTTTCTGGAGCCCGCCGATGTGGAGCCTCTGCCGGAGGCACTGGAAGCGATCCGGAATGCGGATGCCATTCTGCTCGGTCCGGGCAGTCTGTATACAAGCATTCTGCCGAATCTGCTGGTGCCGAAGCTGGCTGAAGCCGTTGTGGCCTCGGATGCGATCAAAATATTCGTATGCAATGTAATGACCCAGCCAGGTGAAACGGATAATTATACGGTCAGTGATCATCTTCAAGCGGTATATGACCATATCGGACTGCATCTGTTCGATTATGTAATTGTGAACGATGGAGAGATCCCGGAGCAGGTACAGATCAAATATGCCGAGAAAGGCGCACGTCCGGTGCAGCTTGACCGCGATGTCGTTGACGGCAACGGATATAAGGTGATTGCCGACAAACTGGTATTATTTAAAACTTATTTGCGGCATGATACAGATAAGCTTAGCCACCATATTTTCCAGCTGGTTCAGGATTGGATTGACAGAAAGAGTTAACATGAAAGAGGTGAGCCCCTTGTCTTTTGCGGCCCTTACCAAAAAAGAGCTGACGATGGTCGAGAGCCAGCCCTGCTGTGAGAAAGCGGAAATGTCAGCGCTGATCCGGATGAATGGTTCGGTGCAGCTTTCGAGCAAAAAGGTTGTTCTCGACATTTCGACGGAGAACGCCGCGATTGCAAGGCGGGTATATTCTTTACTTAAGAAATATTACCAGGTCCATATCGAGCTGCTCGTGCGTAAAAAAATGCGTTTGAAGAAGAATAACGTCTATATCGTAAGAATCCCAAACCGGGTTCAGGAGATCCTGAAGGATCTGCGGATTGTCTCGGAAGGCTTCATCTTCACCGATGGGATCGATGATGAAATCGTCGGCAAGAACTGCTGCAAGCGTGCTTACTTGCGCGGGGCCTTCATGGCTGGCGGTTCGGTGAATAATCCGGAGGGTTCCTCGTACCATCTGGAAATTGCTTCGATGTATGAGGAGCACTGTAAGGCGCTCGTGGAGCTGGCTGGTGAATTTCACCTGAATGCCCGCTGCATAGAACGCAAGAAAGGCTTCATCCTATACATCAAGGAAGGCGAGAAGATTATTGAATTCTTAAGTTTGATCGGAGCCCATCAGGCGCTGTTCAAATTTGAGGATGTGCGGATCATGCGCGATATGCGCAATTCGGTCAACCGGATCGTCAACTGCGAAACGGCCAATCTTAACAAAACGATCAGCGCTGCGGTACGCCAGATCGAGAATATCAAGCTGCTGCAGCGTGAGGTGGGACTGGAAAGCTTGCCGGATAAGCTGCGCGAGGTTGCAGAAATCAGACTTGCACACCCGGATATCAACCTGAAGGAAGTCGGCGATATGCTGGGCGGCACCGTCAGTAAATCAGGCGTAAACCACCGTTTGCGCAAAATTGATGAGCTGGCTGACAAGGTGCGGGGCAGTTGATTATTTTTTTTCTAGTGCGGTAGAGGTTATAATGATATAATATTATAAAATTAATGTGAAATTTTTGGGCAGATCTCAAATAGGGGGTAAGCGTTTCATGACAAAGCACCCGGTAGTTGTTCGGTTGAAGACGGGGCTCCATGCTCGGCCGGCAGCATTGTTTGTGCAAGAAGCTAATAAGTTTTCGTCGGAGATTTTCGTGGAAAAAGACGATAAAAAAGTTAACGCCAAAAGTATCATGGGCATTATGAGCCTTGCAATCAGTTCCGGTACGGAGATTTATATCAGCGCAGATGGCGCAGATGCGGAACAAGCTGTAACCGCTTTGACAAGTCTTGTAAGTAAGGAAGAACTCGAGAATCAATAAATGCTACAACGTCTTACCGAAAGCCCTTAGGGGCTTTTTTTCATATTATTTATGTACAAGGGGAGATACACAGATGAAGATCCAAGGCAGCGAGGTAACCTTAGTGGCGCCTACAGAAGCTCTCAGAGAGCCCTATCTGGCATTTTATGAAGAGTGGAAGGCCAGCGGAGAATCATTCGTTCCCTGGGTAGTCGAGATCGATCCTGCTGACTTTGCCGGTATGCTTCAGTCTCTGCGTGAGCATGCCGGTGGTGTGAATATCAAAGACGGATGGGTGAGCAGTTCAACCTTCTGGCTGGTGACAACGGATCAGCGGGTGGTAGGTGCCGTGAACATCAGACACCGGCTGACGGAAACTTTACTTCGTACAGGCGGGCATATCGGCTATGGCGTGGTCCCTTCGGAGCGCAGACGGGGCTATGCCAGTGAACTTCTGAGGCAGGCTCTCCTGAAGGCTGGGGAACTGGGTATAAAGAAGGCGCTCGTGGTCTGCGACGCCGTCAATACAGCTTCAGAGCGGACGATCCGCAAGAATGGCGGAATAGAGGATAGCGAATATATCGAGGAGGACGGGAATGTCATCCGGCGTTTTTGGATAGAGACGGAATAAATTATTAAATAACGTACATAGGATATGCAACTTTTGCCATGCTGGTCCGTCTAGAGGGTACCAACACTTAAAGAAGCGAAAGGGGATGGCAGGCATGATGAAATTTGGCAAATCAATCGGAGCAGTGCTGCTGGCAGGAAGCTTGATTATAGGAGGAATGGGGCTGAGCGGGGTGCT
This window contains:
- a CDS encoding GNAT family N-acetyltransferase, which produces MKIQGSEVTLVAPTEALREPYLAFYEEWKASGESFVPWVVEIDPADFAGMLQSLREHAGGVNIKDGWVSSSTFWLVTTDQRVVGAVNIRHRLTETLLRTGGHIGYGVVPSERRRGYASELLRQALLKAGELGIKKALVVCDAVNTASERTIRKNGGIEDSEYIEEDGNVIRRFWIETE
- a CDS encoding gluconeogenesis factor YvcK family protein, with the translated sequence MGGGTGLSVMLRGLKEKPLDITAIVTVADDGGSSGILRSELQMPPPGDIRNVLTAMADVEPLMAQIMRYRFSTGEGLAGHSLGNLILAALTDISGDFVTAVRELSRLFAVRGRVLPAAGEAVVLHAEMSDGTLITGESKIPEAGGIIKRVFLEPADVEPLPEALEAIRNADAILLGPGSLYTSILPNLLVPKLAEAVVASDAIKIFVCNVMTQPGETDNYTVSDHLQAVYDHIGLHLFDYVIVNDGEIPEQVQIKYAEKGARPVQLDRDVVDGNGYKVIADKLVLFKTYLRHDTDKLSHHIFQLVQDWIDRKS
- a CDS encoding HPr family phosphocarrier protein; protein product: MTKHPVVVRLKTGLHARPAALFVQEANKFSSEIFVEKDDKKVNAKSIMGIMSLAISSGTEIYISADGADAEQAVTALTSLVSKEELENQ
- the whiA gene encoding DNA-binding protein WhiA, which encodes MSFAALTKKELTMVESQPCCEKAEMSALIRMNGSVQLSSKKVVLDISTENAAIARRVYSLLKKYYQVHIELLVRKKMRLKKNNVYIVRIPNRVQEILKDLRIVSEGFIFTDGIDDEIVGKNCCKRAYLRGAFMAGGSVNNPEGSSYHLEIASMYEEHCKALVELAGEFHLNARCIERKKGFILYIKEGEKIIEFLSLIGAHQALFKFEDVRIMRDMRNSVNRIVNCETANLNKTISAAVRQIENIKLLQREVGLESLPDKLREVAEIRLAHPDINLKEVGDMLGGTVSKSGVNHRLRKIDELADKVRGS